Proteins encoded together in one Coffea arabica cultivar ET-39 chromosome 2c, Coffea Arabica ET-39 HiFi, whole genome shotgun sequence window:
- the LOC113726732 gene encoding ankyrin repeat domain-containing protein 2B, whose translation MSEEVKDAPASPEVVDAPAPSKAKDAPSPAAEEKAGAMENKRSSESTSVETQSEQRRATTTTSAAGVPLQNPFDFSAMTGLLNDPSIKELAEQIAKDPSFNQMAEQLQKTFQGTSVDEGIPQFDTQQYYTTMQQVMQNPQFMTMAERLGNALMQDPSMSSMLENLTNPVHKDQLEERMSRIKEDPSLKPILDEIETGGPAAMMRYWNDKEVLQKLGEAMGFAVAGEPGSSADNAEPDEAEEANEDESIVHHTASIGDVDRLKNALAAGADKDEEDSEGRTALHFACGYGEAKCAQVLLEAGAKVDALDKNKNTALHYAAGYGRKECVQLLLEHGAAVTLQNLDGKTPIDVAKLNNQHEVLKLLEKDAFL comes from the exons AAGAAAAGGCTGGTGCCATGGAGAATAAACGTAGTTCTGAATCAACCTCTGTGGAGACACAATCAGAACAGAGGAGGGCTACAACCACAACCTCTGCAGCTGGAGTGCCGCTACAAAATCCTTTCGATTTCTCTGCAATGACGGGCCTACTAAAT GACCCGAGCATCAAAGAATTAGCCGAACAGATTGCAAAGGACCCTTCTTTTAATCAAATGGCAGAGCAGCTTCAGAAGACCTTTCAGGGTACTTCAGTGGATGAGGGTATCCCTCAGTTTGATACACAGCAATACTACACTACAATGCAGCAGGTTATGCAAAATCCACAATTTATGACAATGGCTGAGCGGCTTGGCAATGCTTTAATGCAG GATCCATCTATGTCCAGCATgcttgagaatttgaccaatcCAGTTCACAAAGACCAGCTTGAAGAACGAATGTCACGCATCAAGGAGGATCCTTCTTTGAAGCCTATTTTGGATGAGATAGAGACAGGAGGTCCAGCTGCAATGATGAG GTATTGGAATGATAAGGAGGTTCTACAGAAGTTGGGTGAAGCAATGGGTTTTGCTGTTGCTGGAGAACCAGGTTCCTCTGCCGACAATGCAGAGCCAGATGAAGCAGAGGaagcaaatgaagatgaatcTATTGTTCATCATACTGCTAGTATTGGTGATGTAGAC CGTTTGAAGAACGCACTTGCTGCGGGTGCTGATAAAGATGAAGAAGATTCAGAAGGAAGAACAGCATTGCATTTTGCTTGTGGTTATGGAGAG GCGAAGTGTGCACAAGTTCTTCTCGAGGCTGGTGCAAAGGTGGATGCTTTGGATAAGAATAAGAACACTGCTCTTCATTATGCAGCAGGTTATGGCAGGAAAGAGTGTGTTCAACTCCTGCTGGAGCATGGAGCTGCTGT CACTCTCCAAAACTTGGATGGAAAGACTCCCATTGATGTTGCTAAACTGAATAACCAGCATGAGGTACTTAAGCTGCTCGAGAAGGATGCTTTTCTATAA